In the Streptomyces sp. NBC_00525 genome, one interval contains:
- a CDS encoding class I SAM-dependent methyltransferase: MIKAAVPGRDDGRSLPAAYWQPLWAGGRRYRPVCTAEKRLMAEHLAPGNGRLALDVGSGDGALARHLHHGLGYRTTGVDCSPSAVEIAAAHDIAPGPMSGPGDGPTWQCLDVTTAGLAALAHPAYALITCRLVYRWVDDKPAFLDQVRRILAPGGVLWVVTEIAGRRTTTDPALQHLGISPVDAELLTAGWSCVRTADLDVLRGYALRP; the protein is encoded by the coding sequence ATGATCAAGGCAGCAGTACCAGGGCGGGACGACGGCCGTTCCCTGCCCGCCGCGTACTGGCAGCCGCTCTGGGCAGGCGGCCGACGCTACCGGCCGGTGTGCACGGCCGAGAAGCGGCTGATGGCCGAGCACCTCGCCCCCGGAAACGGCCGCCTTGCCCTCGACGTCGGCAGCGGCGACGGCGCCCTGGCCCGCCACCTCCACCACGGGCTCGGCTACCGCACGACCGGCGTCGACTGTTCCCCCAGCGCGGTCGAAATCGCCGCCGCCCACGACATCGCCCCTGGGCCCATGTCCGGCCCAGGCGACGGGCCGACCTGGCAGTGCCTGGACGTCACCACCGCCGGCCTCGCCGCCCTTGCGCACCCCGCCTACGCCCTCATCACCTGTCGCCTGGTCTACCGATGGGTCGACGACAAACCGGCCTTCCTCGACCAGGTCCGGCGCATCCTCGCGCCCGGCGGAGTGCTCTGGGTCGTCACCGAGATCGCCGGCCGCCGCACGACCACCGACCCGGCCCTCCAGCACCTCGGGATCTCCCCCGTGGACGCCGAACTGCTCACGGCTGGCTGGTCCTGCGTACGGACCGCCGATCTCGACGTCCTGCGCGGCTACGCCCTGCGACCCTGA
- a CDS encoding ABC transporter ATP-binding protein, protein MSDGGDADDVRRSTVPAPRGAELPLPPAAVPGGPHDGDDVADGLEEAYWSVYDGAASQATVGQVLARLPRIVRQIGRLAWAADRAATLAVVILQLASAAMTAFGLMASVAVLRELFAEGPTPDRVRSAVPQLLVVVGLLSARALLEAGVAVAQARVTPKIRTALECEFLTLTAHVRLEVVDDADWHDEAYRANDRGLFYARQIVGQVVSLAAALLGLVGTAGVLGVLHPALLPLLLLSVLPVGAAAVRTARARFHSFKRWNTLQRRVRVFSWLLLERDAAAELRSDTAQGALLEEHRRLTSRIAEEDTRLGVSSAGLTLVGRAVGGVGTGITYTALGAMLIAGWLPLAAGAGAVLAIQTAQSSLTRLVDVSHLVYEHAMWVDDLLAFQERCRTLQPRRSGLPAPKAVKTITLDDVSFTYPGKDTPALNGISMTLHAGQTVAFVGVNGSGKSTCARLLAGLYEPRDEGAVRWDGVDVLDMDAESLQARVGCVLQDPVRFPFSALANLTVSRGTLTRADPQRALDAARASGAEQVIAGLPGRWEALLSKRFRGGQELSAGQWAKVAVARGLYKDAPVLLLDEPTASMDPRAEHAVYESVLRDSPRPDRITVLISHRLASVVACDRIFVFDGGRIIESGTHQELMDFGGEYAAMFTLQADGYRAEAGEAA, encoded by the coding sequence ATGAGCGACGGCGGTGACGCAGACGACGTCCGGCGGAGCACGGTCCCCGCCCCGCGCGGTGCGGAACTTCCGCTGCCGCCCGCCGCCGTGCCGGGCGGCCCTCACGACGGTGATGACGTCGCCGACGGCCTGGAGGAGGCGTACTGGTCCGTGTACGACGGCGCCGCGTCCCAGGCGACTGTCGGGCAGGTCCTCGCGCGGCTGCCACGGATCGTCCGGCAGATCGGCCGGCTGGCCTGGGCTGCGGACCGGGCCGCGACGCTCGCGGTGGTGATCCTGCAGCTGGCGTCGGCCGCGATGACGGCGTTCGGGCTCATGGCGTCGGTCGCGGTCCTGCGGGAGCTGTTCGCCGAGGGGCCGACACCGGACCGGGTGCGGTCGGCCGTCCCCCAACTCCTCGTCGTGGTGGGCCTGCTGTCCGCGCGGGCGCTCCTGGAGGCGGGCGTGGCCGTCGCGCAGGCCAGGGTGACGCCGAAGATCCGGACCGCGTTGGAGTGCGAGTTCCTCACACTGACCGCCCATGTGCGGCTGGAGGTCGTCGACGACGCGGACTGGCACGACGAGGCATACCGGGCCAACGACCGCGGCCTGTTCTACGCCCGACAGATCGTGGGGCAGGTCGTCTCCCTGGCTGCGGCGCTGCTCGGGCTCGTGGGCACCGCCGGGGTTCTGGGTGTCCTCCACCCGGCCCTGCTGCCTCTGCTCCTGCTGTCCGTGCTGCCGGTCGGCGCCGCCGCCGTTCGTACCGCTCGGGCCCGCTTCCACAGTTTCAAGCGGTGGAACACCCTGCAGCGCAGGGTGCGGGTCTTCTCCTGGCTGCTGCTGGAAAGGGATGCTGCCGCCGAGCTCCGCTCCGATACGGCCCAGGGTGCGCTGCTGGAGGAGCACCGGAGGCTGACGAGCCGGATCGCCGAGGAGGACACCCGCCTGGGCGTGAGCTCGGCCGGGCTGACGCTGGTGGGGCGGGCTGTCGGCGGGGTCGGCACCGGTATCACCTACACGGCGCTCGGCGCCATGCTGATCGCGGGCTGGCTGCCCCTGGCCGCCGGCGCGGGCGCGGTCCTCGCCATCCAGACGGCCCAGTCCTCGCTGACCCGGCTCGTCGACGTATCGCACCTGGTCTACGAGCACGCCATGTGGGTGGACGACCTCCTCGCCTTCCAGGAACGCTGCCGCACCCTCCAACCACGCCGCAGCGGGCTGCCCGCGCCAAAGGCGGTGAAGACCATCACCCTGGACGACGTGTCCTTCACCTATCCGGGCAAGGACACCCCGGCGCTCAACGGCATCTCCATGACCTTGCACGCCGGTCAGACGGTGGCGTTCGTCGGCGTCAACGGCTCCGGCAAGTCCACCTGTGCCCGCCTGCTCGCCGGACTGTACGAGCCCCGCGACGAGGGCGCGGTCCGCTGGGACGGCGTGGACGTGCTCGACATGGACGCCGAGTCATTGCAGGCCCGGGTGGGCTGCGTGCTCCAGGACCCGGTGCGCTTCCCGTTCAGCGCGCTGGCCAATCTGACGGTCTCCCGAGGCACCCTCACCCGGGCCGACCCGCAACGGGCCCTGGACGCCGCGCGGGCCTCCGGCGCCGAGCAGGTCATCGCCGGACTTCCCGGCCGGTGGGAGGCGCTGCTGTCCAAGCGGTTCCGCGGCGGGCAGGAACTGTCCGCCGGACAGTGGGCGAAGGTCGCCGTCGCGCGCGGCCTGTACAAGGACGCCCCGGTCCTGCTGCTGGACGAACCGACCGCGAGCATGGACCCCCGGGCCGAGCATGCCGTGTACGAGTCGGTCCTGCGGGACAGCCCGCGCCCCGATCGGATCACGGTGTTGATCTCGCATCGTCTGGCCAGCGTCGTCGCCTGCGACCGTATCTTCGTCTTCGACGGCGGCCGCATCATCGAGAGCGGCACGCACCAGGAGTTGATGGACTTCGGTGGCGAGTACGCCGCCATGTTCACCCTCCAGGCCGACGGCTACCGCGCCGAGGCAGGGGAGGCGGCGTGA
- a CDS encoding NUDIX domain-containing protein codes for MPPSRPHIRATAETYLARHTGELDALNGLFAMLDAPGEPSSRATLPAHVTCGAVVIDRERRVLHIRHPATGLLVIPGGHVEAGDRTLLAAALREVFEKAGIRPGDLCLTPQFLDAPIDVELHDIGPAPANPANPANPANGEPAHQHVDFRFVLYLAAAQPPAPARRNAETADARWLPFADVRSPTLRAKLLDAETDGLDGQPEPVNAGALIHNGAGRYLLHLRDDRDGIWEPWTLALLGGGREPGDSSLEATLRRELAEEAPGLRPVGLTPYAVEEATGVDGLSVSLQVFAGSWNGDPEAVDLREGVLLKWFAVDALDRLRLSPGLGDLIRRHAAEHPLGGQQRPVPGGAPAGTVLHVVGVHLYLEHEGRVLLGLRHPDSAYAGELWHTLAGHLEAEAATAGLAREAFEEAGLVIDPADLELVHTVHTVDRPGARPRIQLFFRPRHWEGTPEVREPDRCLAWEWWDAKDLPEPIVPYTRVAIEGIRAGRSYSELGWER; via the coding sequence ATGCCGCCTTCCCGCCCCCACATCCGCGCTACCGCCGAGACCTATCTCGCCCGGCACACCGGGGAACTCGACGCGTTGAACGGCCTGTTCGCCATGCTCGACGCTCCCGGCGAGCCGTCCAGCCGCGCCACGCTGCCCGCGCACGTCACCTGCGGCGCGGTGGTCATCGACCGCGAGCGCCGCGTGCTGCACATCCGCCACCCCGCGACCGGACTGCTCGTCATCCCGGGCGGTCATGTGGAAGCGGGTGACCGTACGCTGCTCGCCGCAGCCCTGCGGGAAGTGTTCGAAAAGGCCGGTATCCGTCCCGGCGATCTCTGCCTGACCCCCCAGTTCCTCGACGCGCCGATCGACGTGGAGCTGCACGACATCGGCCCCGCTCCGGCTAATCCGGCCAATCCGGCCAATCCGGCCAATGGCGAACCCGCCCACCAGCACGTCGATTTCCGCTTCGTCCTCTACCTCGCCGCCGCGCAGCCACCGGCGCCGGCACGGCGGAACGCGGAAACCGCCGACGCCCGGTGGCTCCCGTTCGCCGATGTACGCTCCCCCACGCTGCGGGCCAAACTCCTGGACGCCGAGACTGACGGCCTCGACGGACAGCCCGAGCCCGTCAACGCCGGCGCCTTGATCCACAACGGAGCCGGCCGGTACCTGCTCCATCTGCGCGATGACCGGGACGGCATCTGGGAGCCGTGGACGCTCGCCCTGCTAGGTGGTGGACGTGAACCGGGAGACTCCAGTCTGGAAGCGACGTTACGCCGCGAGCTCGCCGAGGAAGCGCCCGGCCTGCGACCGGTCGGTTTGACGCCGTACGCCGTGGAGGAGGCCACCGGCGTCGACGGCCTGTCGGTGTCCCTCCAGGTCTTCGCGGGTTCCTGGAACGGGGACCCGGAGGCGGTGGACCTCCGCGAAGGTGTCCTGCTGAAGTGGTTCGCCGTCGACGCCCTCGACCGGCTCCGGCTCAGCCCCGGGCTCGGAGATCTGATCCGCCGGCACGCGGCCGAACACCCCCTCGGGGGACAGCAGCGTCCGGTGCCCGGCGGGGCTCCGGCCGGGACCGTGCTGCACGTCGTCGGCGTCCACCTCTACCTGGAGCACGAGGGCAGGGTCCTGCTGGGGCTGCGGCATCCGGACTCGGCGTACGCGGGCGAACTGTGGCACACACTGGCCGGACACCTGGAGGCGGAGGCGGCGACCGCCGGTCTGGCCCGCGAGGCGTTCGAGGAGGCCGGGCTGGTCATCGATCCGGCCGATCTCGAACTCGTCCACACCGTGCACACGGTGGACCGGCCCGGTGCCCGGCCCAGAATCCAGCTCTTCTTCCGCCCCCGTCACTGGGAGGGCACGCCCGAGGTACGCGAACCCGACCGGTGTCTCGCCTGGGAGTGGTGGGATGCGAAGGATCTGCCGGAGCCGATCGTCCCCTACACCCGTGTCGCGATCGAGGGCATCCGGGCGGGCCGTTCCTACAGCGAGCTGGGGTGGGAGCGCTGA
- a CDS encoding NUDIX hydrolase, which yields MVSDTSAMNSRNTVCVIVHDKDRDLVAAVLYGTRDWSPQPVWTLPGGKADPGEPLDEAAARELKEETGLLVDPADLSLVHVVHVEQGGDRAGQFVLFAFATDTWTGELTLPATGVCGGAGLFDAPNPIGAAAAAPPPALRPASQ from the coding sequence ATGGTGAGCGACACCAGCGCGATGAACAGCCGTAACACGGTCTGCGTGATCGTCCACGACAAGGACCGGGACCTGGTCGCCGCGGTGCTCTACGGCACCCGTGACTGGTCCCCGCAGCCGGTGTGGACCCTGCCCGGCGGCAAGGCCGATCCCGGCGAGCCCCTCGATGAAGCCGCTGCCCGCGAACTCAAGGAGGAGACCGGCCTACTCGTCGACCCGGCCGACCTCTCACTCGTCCACGTCGTGCACGTCGAGCAGGGCGGGGACCGTGCCGGGCAGTTCGTGCTCTTCGCCTTCGCCACCGACACATGGACCGGTGAACTCACCCTCCCCGCAACCGGAGTATGCGGCGGCGCCGGCCTCTTCGACGCCCCGAACCCGATCGGAGCGGCGGCTGCTGCCCCCCCCCCGGCTCTACGGCCGGCGAGCCAGTAG
- a CDS encoding phosphotransferase enzyme family protein — protein MARILPLCYRIIPTAVDEGPAGTATRNFVARDGDGGRWFVKGYPAGTDLDAERRALELGRFARRGRIPVPVVRRALDGDLIAAADGMAVSVAAFVENAETAEGGLRGDRWAAVGEVVGRLHRTLARHPAGPPRRVPGREVCDVQRARQRLERLLARLTRNRPVSGFPSWAREIAAQRLDALPAVAAMVGELPASLTVQTVHGDLASPNLLLRGQKVAALIDFRPPGHRSPAWELGRIALDPRTVLAAPDWPTGLAATIVAYRAANPELPADELLAVPRIAAGYLACSAYPLSEAVDAPDGLTAELEAYGRNRHAAMNELRDRLTEAEELLRDRLL, from the coding sequence GTGGCGAGGATCTTGCCGCTGTGCTACCGGATCATCCCGACCGCGGTCGACGAGGGCCCTGCGGGTACCGCGACCCGCAATTTCGTGGCCCGGGACGGCGACGGCGGCCGGTGGTTCGTGAAGGGTTACCCGGCGGGCACCGATCTGGACGCGGAGCGGCGGGCGTTGGAGCTCGGCCGGTTCGCGCGGCGCGGCCGTATTCCGGTGCCGGTGGTACGGCGTGCCCTGGACGGGGATCTGATCGCGGCCGCCGACGGGATGGCGGTGTCGGTCGCGGCGTTCGTCGAGAACGCGGAGACGGCGGAGGGCGGTCTGCGCGGCGACCGTTGGGCTGCGGTGGGCGAGGTGGTCGGACGTCTGCACCGGACCCTGGCCCGGCACCCGGCCGGGCCTCCGCGCCGGGTGCCGGGCCGGGAGGTCTGCGATGTGCAGCGGGCTCGGCAGCGCCTGGAGCGGCTGCTCGCCCGCCTCACCAGGAATCGGCCTGTGTCGGGGTTTCCCTCCTGGGCGCGGGAGATCGCCGCACAGCGGCTCGACGCCTTACCTGCCGTGGCCGCCATGGTCGGGGAGCTTCCGGCGTCCTTGACCGTGCAGACCGTCCACGGCGATCTCGCCTCGCCCAATCTCCTCCTGCGCGGGCAGAAGGTGGCGGCACTGATCGACTTCCGGCCGCCCGGCCACCGCAGCCCCGCCTGGGAACTCGGACGGATCGCTCTCGATCCGCGCACGGTCCTCGCAGCACCGGACTGGCCCACCGGCCTGGCCGCGACGATCGTTGCCTACCGGGCGGCCAACCCGGAGCTGCCCGCCGACGAGCTGCTTGCCGTACCCCGGATCGCCGCCGGGTATCTGGCCTGCTCGGCGTATCCCCTGTCCGAGGCCGTCGACGCCCCGGACGGACTCACCGCGGAACTTGAGGCGTACGGCCGCAACCGACATGCGGCCATGAACGAGTTGCGCGACCGCCTGACGGAGGCCGAGGAGCTGCTGCGTGACCGCCTCCTTTGA
- a CDS encoding phosphotransferase, translating to MSGGERHTVPVDVHLIAVREGEKGPEVLLSRRAGTVYAAGHWHFPSGHVDGPFEDVVTALVRETYEETGLVVEPGDVRAAVTVHQRAPGGNARVGFFFEVRRWSGTPDVREPEVCDAMDWFALDALPEPMIAYCRAGLNAYRADVPLALHFQEPGDPIGHDPAVDRLHLVPAPDGGGPRPCLGVREFTERAVGRITAWTDVSWARTAGRVWRAQNASGGVWFVKIHQNDRFHGREAGALRAWVPGLGGAGPRLVAADATLRAIVLTAVEGHPLHGMVLPPDEERRVFRAIGELTARVHASPLPAAAPRTAPVVPYAKLDRHLERARAQLRPGDEEFVRSVVNGAVRLPAVEAVATHGDLQLRNLLRAGDGTLRIIDFERSEPQSAVRDLVRLLDCFDGRADLYESFFDGYGRRLTEAEEARLRVEAVLDAVSGIGFGSRTGDPELVERGRRTLVRCRAGAG from the coding sequence GTGAGCGGCGGCGAGCGGCATACGGTGCCGGTGGACGTGCACCTGATCGCCGTCCGCGAGGGGGAGAAGGGGCCGGAGGTGCTGCTGTCGCGGCGGGCCGGCACCGTCTATGCGGCGGGACACTGGCACTTCCCGTCCGGGCACGTCGACGGGCCCTTCGAGGACGTCGTCACCGCGCTCGTGCGCGAGACGTACGAGGAGACGGGCCTGGTGGTGGAGCCGGGCGACGTACGTGCCGCGGTCACCGTCCATCAGCGGGCGCCGGGCGGGAACGCGCGGGTCGGGTTCTTCTTCGAGGTCCGCCGCTGGTCCGGGACGCCGGACGTCAGGGAGCCCGAGGTGTGCGACGCCATGGACTGGTTCGCGCTCGACGCCCTGCCGGAGCCCATGATCGCCTACTGCCGCGCGGGGCTGAACGCGTACCGGGCCGATGTCCCCCTAGCACTCCACTTCCAGGAGCCGGGCGATCCGATCGGGCACGACCCGGCCGTCGACCGGCTCCACCTCGTGCCCGCCCCGGACGGCGGTGGGCCGCGTCCCTGTCTTGGGGTACGGGAGTTCACCGAGCGGGCGGTCGGCCGGATCACCGCCTGGACGGACGTGTCCTGGGCCAGGACCGCCGGCCGGGTGTGGCGCGCGCAGAACGCCTCGGGCGGGGTGTGGTTCGTCAAGATCCACCAGAACGACCGCTTCCACGGCCGGGAGGCCGGGGCCCTGCGCGCCTGGGTGCCGGGGCTCGGGGGCGCAGGGCCCCGACTGGTGGCGGCCGACGCGACGCTACGGGCGATCGTCCTGACCGCCGTCGAGGGCCACCCGCTGCACGGGATGGTGCTGCCGCCGGACGAGGAGCGGCGGGTGTTCCGGGCGATCGGGGAGCTCACGGCCCGCGTTCACGCGAGCCCCCTGCCGGCGGCGGCGCCCAGGACGGCGCCGGTCGTCCCGTACGCGAAACTGGACCGGCACCTGGAAAGGGCGCGGGCGCAGCTACGGCCGGGTGACGAGGAGTTCGTACGGTCGGTCGTGAACGGTGCCGTACGGCTGCCTGCGGTCGAAGCGGTGGCGACCCACGGCGATCTGCAGCTCCGCAACCTGCTCCGGGCCGGTGACGGCACCCTTCGGATCATCGACTTCGAGCGCAGCGAACCCCAGTCCGCCGTCCGGGATCTGGTCCGTCTCCTCGACTGCTTCGACGGCCGGGCAGACCTCTACGAGTCGTTCTTCGACGGGTACGGGCGGCGGCTCACTGAGGCGGAAGAGGCGCGCCTGCGGGTGGAGGCGGTCCTGGACGCGGTGTCCGGCATCGGCTTCGGGAGCAGGACCGGCGATCCGGAACTGGTCGAACGGGGGCGCCGCACCCTGGTGCGCTGCCGCGCCGGCGCGGGATAG
- a CDS encoding class I SAM-dependent methyltransferase: protein MSKHQDETRAGYDGVVELYASMFANRLETQPFARNMIGTFAELVRGAGNLRTADVGCGPGHLTAMLHDLGLDAFGLDLSPAMIAHARGAHPELRFDEARMEALPVEDGALGGVLAHYSMIHTPPEELPALLAEQVRVLASGGVLMASFFGTEGPEPVRFDHRVAPAYSWPPDRFAELLTGAGLVVIARLLYDPASERGFLDTHLLARRP from the coding sequence GTGTCGAAACACCAGGATGAGACCAGGGCGGGCTACGACGGAGTCGTCGAACTGTACGCGTCGATGTTCGCCAATCGGTTGGAGACGCAGCCGTTCGCACGGAACATGATCGGCACCTTCGCCGAACTCGTACGTGGCGCAGGAAACCTGCGGACAGCAGACGTGGGGTGCGGCCCCGGCCACTTGACGGCCATGCTGCACGACTTGGGATTGGACGCCTTCGGGCTTGACCTCTCCCCGGCCATGATCGCCCACGCCCGGGGGGCTCATCCGGAGCTGCGGTTCGACGAAGCGCGGATGGAGGCCCTGCCGGTCGAGGACGGCGCGCTCGGCGGCGTGCTGGCCCACTACTCGATGATCCACACCCCACCGGAGGAATTGCCGGCGCTGCTCGCCGAGCAGGTGCGTGTGCTGGCGTCAGGGGGCGTGCTCATGGCGTCCTTCTTCGGAACCGAGGGGCCGGAGCCTGTCCGCTTCGACCACAGGGTGGCGCCTGCCTACAGCTGGCCGCCCGACCGGTTTGCCGAGTTGCTGACCGGGGCCGGACTCGTCGTGATCGCTCGGTTGCTCTACGACCCGGCGTCCGAGCGGGGCTTCCTCGACACCCACCTACTGGCTCGCCGGCCGTAG
- a CDS encoding NUDIX hydrolase: MTTTPSPDAQPSTKMTDEEYGVLRASAALWAGTSVLITDAYGRVLVQHVDYRATCLLPGGAVDANEAPAQGAARELREELGVTMPVDRGLAVDWVGAGSLNAPAAMRFPGEILHVYDGGTWDDERIAAIRLPDHEIDSVEFVEPARLPDLMSPGDARRALSALRARINSAGPALLENGLPIAPTVLDRAGALRTARARHHLPFHTVPVPDQLTVVQVWGWLFGPDGRVLVLLEPDTGAALLPGGSPELSDHGDPLATLRREAREEAAAEFGEPLLLGHLRDPAKPYARLRYAAPLTRLGPPSVDPATGRTHIRLLATPEQALELFGWGLPAADQLTAVHRARAQLGIPRAARQPLTELPDATDCQGLHGC, encoded by the coding sequence ATGACCACCACGCCCTCCCCCGACGCGCAGCCCAGCACGAAGATGACCGACGAGGAGTACGGGGTCCTACGCGCCTCGGCCGCCTTGTGGGCCGGAACGTCCGTACTGATCACCGACGCATACGGCCGGGTCCTCGTCCAGCACGTCGACTACCGGGCGACCTGCCTCCTGCCCGGCGGCGCCGTCGACGCGAACGAGGCCCCCGCTCAGGGCGCCGCGCGGGAACTGCGCGAGGAACTCGGTGTCACCATGCCCGTCGATCGAGGGCTTGCCGTCGACTGGGTCGGCGCCGGCAGCCTCAACGCGCCGGCCGCCATGCGCTTCCCCGGCGAGATCCTGCACGTCTACGACGGCGGCACGTGGGACGACGAGCGGATCGCCGCGATCCGGCTGCCCGACCACGAGATCGACTCCGTCGAGTTCGTCGAACCCGCCCGGCTGCCGGACCTGATGTCCCCCGGTGACGCCCGACGCGCCCTGTCCGCCCTGCGTGCCCGCATCAACTCCGCCGGCCCGGCCCTGCTGGAGAACGGCCTCCCGATCGCCCCGACCGTCCTGGACCGGGCCGGTGCCCTGCGCACCGCCCGCGCCCGGCACCACCTGCCCTTCCACACCGTGCCCGTCCCGGATCAGCTCACGGTGGTCCAGGTCTGGGGCTGGCTCTTCGGTCCCGATGGCCGCGTCCTGGTGCTCCTCGAACCGGACACCGGCGCGGCGCTCCTGCCGGGCGGCTCCCCTGAACTCTCCGATCATGGCGACCCGCTGGCCACATTGCGCCGGGAGGCACGCGAGGAAGCCGCGGCCGAATTCGGCGAACCGCTGCTTCTCGGCCACCTCCGCGACCCCGCCAAGCCGTACGCCCGCCTCCGCTACGCCGCGCCCCTCACCCGTCTGGGCCCGCCGTCCGTCGACCCGGCCACCGGCCGCACCCACATCCGGCTCCTCGCCACGCCCGAACAGGCCCTGGAGCTGTTCGGCTGGGGGCTTCCGGCCGCCGATCAGCTCACCGCGGTCCACCGGGCCCGCGCACAGCTCGGCATCCCCCGCGCCGCGCGGCAGCCCCTCACCGAACTGCCCGACGCCACCGACTGCCAGGGCCTGCACGGGTGTTAG
- a CDS encoding methyltransferase domain-containing protein has protein sequence MSADLSVTTGARRAAMVERLEAGGVLTDARLREALLSVPREVLLPHAYVRVSDPGVEPIAWRLLDGAHPDDRAEWLDLIHSGESVLLQRDGERLDALGRGPVTGGHMTSMSTYGRATVDALQTLRLGPGQRYLELGPGPGVSLALAAAVTGPHLAAGVERDGHMAAFARRNLDRLGSGATVVAGDALDGHPAGGPFDRIHSGIGVPCVPPAWVEQLAPGGRLLTTLTTRTPSWPGELLATRTRAGEIEAVLRGRPRGYRPMLGYRWLDAVPMRSRIKADPGVPRPTRLAPPPDDAYGFWLAAAYLAPGLVRDFQAETMTIAAPWRRVLGGRRPRRDDRTRPRATGRMGRARGRARPLGPGRTARHVPGGRTGRRRAAVRRLRQRSARPDMGAASAHAGVPAPFHPCPTEHRTERNPVSLFHATADAYERHRPGLPDAVVHLLAAALRGIRRPALLDLGTGTGQVPAALLPVLPQLARLDLVDADRDMLRRADLALRPLLAGRTATFHPVRAEEFTAPGTGYRADLVTCARAFHWMDRPAVLAMADRVTSPGATLAIMGDGSLWTHPAPWTAALRELIQSHLGAERRAGTTGAYVEPGRRYEDDLADSPFSDIEEHHFPLRRVWTPDKVVGYLRSTSFARPGLFGDRHPQFEAEALALLERHAAQEDGLVEESVFDVLLARRPGGAR, from the coding sequence ATGTCCGCTGACCTGTCTGTCACGACAGGTGCCCGCCGCGCCGCGATGGTGGAGCGTCTTGAGGCCGGGGGCGTGCTGACCGATGCCCGGCTGCGCGAAGCGCTGCTGTCGGTGCCGCGGGAGGTGCTGCTTCCCCACGCGTACGTACGGGTGAGCGATCCGGGCGTCGAGCCGATCGCGTGGCGCCTGCTCGACGGCGCGCATCCGGACGACCGGGCCGAGTGGCTCGACCTGATCCACAGCGGTGAGTCGGTCCTGCTCCAGCGCGACGGGGAACGGCTCGATGCGCTCGGACGCGGGCCGGTGACCGGCGGGCACATGACGTCGATGTCGACCTACGGCCGGGCCACCGTCGACGCTCTCCAGACGCTGCGGCTGGGTCCGGGGCAGCGGTACCTGGAGCTCGGGCCCGGCCCAGGGGTATCCCTCGCGCTCGCCGCCGCCGTCACCGGCCCCCACCTCGCCGCCGGCGTCGAACGGGACGGTCATATGGCTGCCTTCGCCCGGCGCAACCTCGACCGGCTCGGTTCGGGCGCGACGGTCGTGGCGGGGGACGCTCTCGACGGGCACCCGGCAGGCGGACCGTTCGACCGTATCCACTCCGGCATCGGCGTGCCGTGCGTCCCGCCGGCGTGGGTGGAGCAACTCGCGCCCGGCGGACGGCTGCTGACGACGCTCACCACCCGTACCCCGAGCTGGCCCGGAGAGCTCCTGGCCACCCGTACCCGCGCCGGCGAGATCGAGGCCGTGCTACGAGGCCGGCCGCGCGGATACCGGCCCATGCTCGGCTACCGGTGGCTCGACGCCGTACCGATGCGGTCCCGGATCAAGGCCGACCCCGGTGTACCGCGCCCGACCCGGCTCGCGCCGCCACCGGACGACGCGTACGGCTTCTGGCTCGCCGCCGCGTACCTGGCCCCCGGGCTCGTCCGCGACTTCCAGGCCGAGACGATGACGATCGCCGCCCCCTGGCGACGAGTCCTGGGCGGTCGCCGGCCCCGGCGGGACGACCGTACACGTCCACGGGCCACGGGACGTATGGGCCGAGCTCGAGGACGTGCACGCCCGCTGGGTCCTGGCCGGACAGCCCGACACGTACCGGGTGGCCGTACCGGAAGACGACGGGCCGCAGTACGTCGCCTCCGGCAGCGATCCGCGCGCCCTGACATGGGTGCTGCCTCCGCTCACGCCGGTGTCCCAGCGCCCTTCCACCCCTGCCCGACCGAACACCGCACGGAGAGAAACCCTGTGAGCCTCTTCCACGCCACGGCGGACGCCTACGAGCGTCACCGCCCCGGCCTCCCCGACGCAGTCGTCCACCTGCTCGCCGCCGCGCTGCGCGGCATCCGCCGTCCGGCTCTGCTCGATCTGGGTACCGGGACCGGCCAGGTGCCGGCCGCCCTGCTGCCCGTCCTGCCGCAACTCGCCCGTCTGGACCTGGTGGACGCCGACCGGGACATGCTGCGGCGCGCCGATCTCGCGCTCCGCCCTCTTCTCGCGGGCCGGACCGCCACCTTCCATCCCGTACGGGCCGAGGAGTTCACCGCGCCCGGAACGGGCTACCGAGCCGATCTGGTCACCTGCGCGCGAGCCTTCCACTGGATGGACCGCCCGGCCGTCCTGGCCATGGCCGACCGCGTCACCTCCCCCGGCGCAACCCTGGCGATCATGGGCGACGGCAGCCTCTGGACCCACCCGGCGCCGTGGACCGCCGCGCTGCGCGAGCTGATCCAGTCCCATCTCGGCGCCGAGCGCCGTGCCGGAACCACCGGGGCCTACGTGGAGCCGGGCCGCCGGTACGAAGACGACCTGGCCGACTCCCCGTTCAGCGACATCGAGGAGCACCACTTCCCGCTGCGCCGCGTGTGGACCCCGGACAAGGTGGTCGGCTACCTGCGCAGCACCAGCTTCGCCCGCCCCGGCCTCTTCGGCGACCGGCATCCCCAATTCGAGGCCGAGGCCCTGGCCCTGCTGGAGCGGCACGCGGCACAGGAGGACGGGCTCGTCGAGGAATCGGTGTTCGACGTCCTGCTCGCCCGCCGGCCGGGAGGTGCCCGGTGA